Part of the Nostoc sp. ATCC 53789 genome, GGATGACGATTCAGCAAGTCTTTCCAAGACTGCCAAGCAACGTTTGAATCAAAATCACCTCGTAAACGGAGAGTGGAAAATAAGCTAATTGAATTTACTACCCAATGACCGAGTAAATGAAAATATTGCCCAGAAAGAATCTCAACCTTCTCTATTTTCTGCTCCTTTTGATTGATAATACTTGCAGATGGCGAAGAATCAGAATTATCTATTTGGGAAACTAAGCACTTATCAGCTATTTGCACGACATCGCCCAAAGTTTGCAATTGCATCAAATTTTGTAAAGGCAATGTCTCCATAAATTCGGGTTGTCTTTCTTGGGGAATTAGTGCTACTAATCCATTCAATAGTTCCATCATTTTGATGGAATCTAATCCTAAGTTACTCTCCAAAAACATATCTCGTTCTAATTCTTCTGCATCATGTCCAGTAATTTTGGCGACTAGGGAGAAAATAGGCAATTCTAAGCTCTTAGTACTCATTGCATCCTCTAAAAAGAATAATGTTCGCAATAAAATTTTCCAACATCTTACCTAATTAAGTAAGTATTGTTTTTAAGTCTAGTTATTCATACAAAACTAAATTTGAATGGATAAGAATTACGAGAAAAATTAATCTTCGCTCTTGTTATGTTACTTATCGCCTTGATCTGAGCTATTTATGCAAAAAGTTAGGAGCAATAAAACAAAGGGTTAGCTTTCTTTGTCTATTGCTTCCTAACTAATTTTGAAAGTTTTATTGCTCTGTGGGTGTTATACCGTTTCTTTGTGAAGGTGCATCTATTTACCCTCCGGCTACGCCGTCCCCCCTTGTAAAGGCTACGGTGTACACACAAATCGGAGTTACTTTGAGATCCTGGTTTTACCCCCCTTAATCCCCCCTTGTAAAGCTACGGTGTACACACAAGTCAAATTACCCCCCTCAATCCCCCCTTGGAAAGGGGGGAAGCCGGAAATCTAGTTCCCTCCCCTTTACAAGGGGAGGGTTAGGGTGGGGTAATTCGAGAACTGGTAGTGATTCGATAACTTGTGTGTACACCGTAGCCTTGTAAAGGGGGGAAATATCCGGTTCTCCCCGTTTATAAGGGGGAGTTAGAGGGGGTCAAAAGGACTTGTGTGTACACCGTAGCCTTGTAAAGGGGAGGGAACTAGATTAGCCGTTCTGCCACTGACTACAGACCTCTGATGAAACTTTACCCACGAGGGGGTAGAGTTTTTTATACTAATAACTTCAGCCTATTTACCAAATCTCTGCAAATCCTGAGCCAGCTTGATGTAACTTGACTGGCGTTGGCTGTCCGTGAGTGGAGACAATTGTTCCATTGGCAACAGTCGAGTTTGGGCTACTGCTATCGGATGCCTTGGCTGTTGGCTATTGTCCACAATCTTCAAATCCTCAGCCAGCTTGGTGTAGCTTGAATGGCGTTGACTGTCTGTGAGTGGGGATGGTTTTTCTATGGGCAATAGTCGTGGCTGTTGGCTATTGTCCACAATCTTCAAGTCCTCAGCCAACTTAGCGTAACTTGACTGGCGTTGACTGTCTGTGAGTGGAGATAGTTGTTCTATAGGCAATAGTCGAGTTTGGGCTACTGTTACTGGATGGGTTTCCAAAACTTTGGCATTTGACTGATGCTGATTGTCTAGGCGTGGTGGTAATAATTCAGCCGCAGGTATAGAGGTTGCTTGATTTTCCTGAGTGCTATCAACTAATGATACTCTGTAGGTTTTACGCTCGAAAGGATAAGTAGGCAGCAGCACCCGACGTAGACCTTGAGGAAATAAGGGTATGCTATTAAACCTCACCCCGGCTACATAAGACCTGGCCAGACTTGTCAACACACGTCCCACCACTGGTTGTCCTTTGTCTAGATATATCCAGACTCCCAGTTCATCCAAACTTGCTAATTTTTCTTTGAGAGCTAATGAATCTCCTAAGTGTAGGTAAACACTTTCTTTGGAGATGACATCTTGACACACATCTACATTTAACTGTTCAGATACTTGCACCGGGGCTACCAGTTGAGCCGTGGAAATTGTGTCAGAATGGCTGAAAATTCCTTGTGAAGTCACTAATGGGCAAGTCCAGGTTGATGCTAACCGTTCTTTTGCGGACACATTATGAGCAATAAGACCTTTTTGTCCTTCTATTTGTAGGAGCAAAGTGATCGCTTGCTCTAGTGTCAACATTCCCCGCAGCGTAGCTCCTACTAGGATACCGGTTTTTTCTACTAATAAACTAGTGGGTTGTAATTCCAAAGACATCAACAAGCGTCCCCAAGCGTACTGCACCGCAAATATATGTGCCTGTTCGCTCATTTCATTTAATCCGGCACGCACGCTATTGTAAGCTACTTGGAATTGAGGGAAACGTTTGCCTAAAGTTTCTACTTCTGCGGGAGCGATCGCACTAGTTCCATCTAATACTAAATGAAACGGTGTTGTACGCTGGGGGTTAGCTCGACCTGTATATATACCTGCTGGTGTTTGTGCTGAACAGATAGCCTCCAGGTAATTGAGCAGATGTTGGCGGTCATTGACTACTAAAGCTGCCTTATAAGGTAATTCCTTCTGGGCATTATTTTGAGTAAAACAGATTTGGGAAGATTCTTGTTCAGGATGATGAATGATGTGTTCGCGTAGTTGTCTAGCTACTTCTTGCAGTGCTTGTTGATTCCGTGCAGTCAGACATAACAAATCAGGAGCAGAACTTGTGACCTGGGACTGTAAATTAGCTGCTAGTGGGGATTCCTCAAGAATAACGTGACAATTTGTACCACCAAATCCAAATCCATTCACACCTGCACGTAATGGGTTGCCATTAGGCGACCAGGGTATACTCTTACCCGCCACAGCAAAAGGTGTGTCTGCAAAATTGATATGGGGATTAGGCTCCTCAAAACCTACAGTTTGGGGAATTTTGCCGTGCTGCATGGCCAGTACCACTTTGATCAGGCTGACAATCCCGGAAGCAGACAGCAAATGACCAATGGAGGATTTAACCGAACCAATAGTACAGAATCCCTTTTCATCAGTAAAGCTACGGAAAGCTTGTGTCATCCCCTCTACTTCTACTGGATCGCCCAGGAGAGTACCTGTACCGTGGGTTTCAATGTAGGAGATAGTCCGGGGGTCTACGCCACAACTGTTGTAGGCTTGGCGGATAGCTTCCGCTTGACCTTTGGGATTGGGAGCAGTTATCCCTTGAGAATGACCGTCATTATTAACTGCGGAACCTTTAATTACAGCATGAATCAAATCCCCGTCAGCCAAAGCCTGCTTGAGTGGTTTGATAATTAATACACCTGCACCTTCTCCTAAAACAATGCCATTAGCACGGCGGTCAAAGGGATAACAGGTTCCACTTACAGAAAGAGCCTGTGCCTTCCGTAAAAAAGTGAAGGGACTAGGACTGAGATTTAAATTAACCCCGCCGACTATTGCCATGCCAGTTTGACCAGAACGCAGGCTTTCGCAAGCAATATGTAATGCCACCAGAGAAGAAGAACAAGCTGTGCTAACTGCCATACTTGGCCCCTTGAGGTTTAGGCAATGGCTAACTCGTGCCGCTAATTCGTTGACCTCGTTACCTGCTGCTGACTCAGGGAGAATTTCACTTGGTTGCAGTACTTGGGAGAGCGTCTTGAGCAAATGCTGACGATCCTCAGCAGGAAGGTGATCAAACCAAGAACTCTCTTGCAAACGCTGACGTAATTCCTCGTAATACTGATAATTGGTGAAGTGTTCGATGTAAGTATTTTGTCCACAACCAACAAACACACCGATATTGTCTGGGCGATATTTACCGCCGTAGCCTGCCTGTTGTAAGGCCTGCATAGAAAGCTCTAGGAACAACCTCTGTTGTGGGTCCATTGCCGTAGCTTCCTTGGGGGAGATGCCAAAGAACATCGGGTCAAAGTCGAAGGGACTGTTTACAAAGCATCCACGTTTGGATATTTTTGCTTGCGGAGAGTTTCCTTTGGCTTCAAAGTAGTGTTGGTTGAACCAACGGTCTTGAGGCACATCTTGAATGACGGAGCGGCCTGCATTGAGTAAATCCCAATACTGTTCTAAGTTATCAGCTCCTGGTATTTTACAAGCCATGCCGATGATAGCAATGTCTTGTTCAGGAACATCTTGGTATTTTTCCTGGGTGGCGACATTTGGGGGCGCTGATTTTTCTGCTTCCGGGCTAGATGTTTCTTCTGGAGCGATCGCGCTCGTGCTAGTCTTCACAGAATAACCGTACTTGCTTTGTAAATAATCTACCAGGTCATCTGGTGTTTGATATTCAAACAGTAAAGTCGGAAATAATTCCTCGCCTAAAGTTGTCCCTAAATGTTGGACAACTTCTACAGTCCCAACAGAATCTAACCCCATTTCTTGGAAAGTTTTGTGTCCTTCCACCTGTGCTTCCGGAATACGTAAATGTTGCAGTAAAACTTCTCGGACAAGCTGTCGCAGATTGCGAGATTTAGTTTGTGGTTGGCTTGCGGAGGATTTTGGTGCTATTTCTGGGGTGGCTTGAGCAATTAAGTCAATGATGTGAATGACACCAGAAGCATCCAAAGATAGAGCTTTAATAAAAGCATTAGCGGCTGGCTCTGGTTCCAGAGGATTTAAACCTTTGGATTTTACCATTAATAAAGTTGATGCTCCTAAAAGAGCGCCCATACCGCGATCGCTCCATAGAGAATAATTCAGAGCTAAGGAGCGTCCTTGACCGCCATGCTGTGTCCGGTAGACAGCATAACTATCGAGAAAAGTGTTGGCTGCGGCATAATCGCCCATGCCGGTTCCCCATTCGGCTTTGGAAGCGGAAACCGAGGACAACAACACAAAATATTTTAGGGGTTCGTTGCGGGTAACAGCATCGAGGATGATGGTTCCCTGGACTTTCGGGGCTAAAACTTTGGTGATTGAGGCAGGTTGTTTTTGCAGTAGTTTAAATGTGCTGTGGTCAACTGCACCCGCCGCATGGATGACTCCATCCAGATTACCAAAGCGAGATTTGATGTTCTCAATTAATTGCTTCATCCCCAAGGCATCTGTCACATCCACAGCCTGATACATAACTGTGGCTCCGAGTTGCTCTAGTTGCTCAATTGCTTGGATACGTTGCTGCGTTGAGGAATCATGACTAGCGGATTGCCATTCTTGTTTGGGGGGGAGGGGATGGCGACCTGTTAACACCAAATTGATGGGTACTTGTCGAACCAAAGCTAAGGCTATTTCTGTCCCGACAGCACTTGTACCACCAGTAATCAACCAGGTTTCTCCAGGCGACAAAGGTAGAGAATTGTTATCTGTAGAGACATTAATTTTTTCCAGGGTACGACTCAACCGTTGACCATTACGGATAGCAACAATACCTTCACCAGTAGGGGCTGCCTTCATTTCCTGGAACAAAATATCGGCTAATTTTTCTGGCAGATAAACATCTTGGTTAAAATCTACGACTTTGGCTTGAATCTGAGGATTTTCTTGTGCCACCACCTGCGCCAGTACACCTGCCATAGATTGATGTACAGCGTGTAGGGAATCATTTGGAGATATTGGATAAGCACCTTGAGTTACCACTAAGAAATTGAGGGGAGAGGCTGGGTAATGTTTGACTAGCGCCTGTGTCAAAAACAAAAGACTGTAAACGCGTTCATTGAGCAGGCGGTCATTTTCTAGTAATTGTCCTGGGGATGTTGCCCACAAACTATAGTTCCACAGATGTACGGCTGCGGTGACTGTAACACCGTCTGCTTTGATATTTTTAATTAGCTGTTCGTAGTCTGCAACGGATGCCGGATTAATAGTGAAATGTTGTGCTGTTTGGGTGAAGCTCTCCCCTGGGGTGACAATATATGTCGTGTACTTTTTAGAGTCGAACAGCTTTTCTAAATTTTCTCCTACTTGGTGGCGATCGCTAAAGATCAAAATTGCCCCTGAAGGAATATCTTGAGATTGGCTTGACACCTCTGGAGTCCATTGCCAACTATGAAACCAATTCGATGGTACAGCCAGAGGAATTCTTGGCAAAGCTTTGACTTGGGGAATAGCTGGCAGACTTTTCTCCTGTAAGGAGAGAGGTTTTGAATTCTCCCCTGGTAGGGAAGGGGGGTTTTCCACCCAGTAGCGTTGGCGTTGAAATGGGTAGGTTGGTAGTGCCAGGCGGCGACGCTGATAACCTTGGTCAAATGCAGTCCAATTGATTTTTATACCCCTGATGTACAACTCACTTAAACTAGCAAGCAATTGTGACCAATCTGGTTGTCCTTTTTTCAGAGAAGTTAGCCAAGTGCCTGTACCTTCTGGCAAGCATCTTTTACCCATGCCTACTAATGTGGTACTCGGCCCCATTTCTAGAAAGATTTCATACCCTTGTTCATGTAGCGTCTTGATGCCGGCATAAAATCTTACTCCTTCTCTCAAATGCTGTCGCCAGTAAGTTGCATTGGGAATTTCTTGGTATTTAAGTATTTGTCCAGTCAAATTTGAGATTAGGGGAATACGCGGCGCTTGAAACTGCACCGAGCTAGCTATCTGCTCAAAGGGATCGAGGATGCTAGCCATTAAAGGGGAGTGGAAAGCGTGAGAAACCTGCAATGGTTGGGCGTTAATTCCTTGAGTTGCCAATTCTTTCAGCACGGCTTGGACAGCTTCTCTGGCTCCAGAAATAACGATATTTTCTGGGCCATTAATCCCAGCAATTGCCACTTGCCCAGTGTAAGTAGCTAAAATGCCATTCATCCGTGCTTCATTGGTGAACACTGCCGCCATCATGCCATTTTGGGGTAGAGATTGAATTAAACGCCCCCGCTCGGCGATTAATTTCAGCCCATCTTCCAAGCTGAACACTCCAGCAACACAAGCGGCTACATATTCACCCACGCTGTGACCCATAACGGCATCTGGTACAATTCCCCAAGATTTCCACATTTCAGCTAAGGAGTACTCTAAAGCAAACAGTGCTGGTTGAGTATATGCTGTTTCATTCAATGGGGAAGCAACATCCGATGTGGGGTAAAGTACTGACAACAAAGGTTGCTGAAGATAGGGACGCAAAATTTCGTCGCATCGGTCTAAAGTCTTGCGGAACGTCGGCTGGGTTTCGTAGAGTTGTCGTCCCATCTCTACATACTGAGAACCTTGCCCTGTAAACATGAACACTACTTTGGAACGCTTCTTCTGTGCTTGACCACTGACTAATGTACTGGTCTGCTTTTGGCTAGCGAAAGCTGTTAGTTGTTCGCGCAAGTCTGTGTTAGATGCAGCGACAACAGCAAGACGGTGTTCAAAATGCGATCGCCCAGTGTTGGCTGTAAAACAAATATCTGCTAAAGATGTTTCTGGATGGGATGTTAAAAAAGATTCATAGCGACTAGCCATTGCTAGTAGTGCTGCCTCAGTTTTGGCCGATAAACTCAGCAGATGGAGTGGGCGCTCAGTTTTCGGCGGCTCTAATTTCAATTTTGGTGCTTCTTCGATAATCAGATGGGCATTAGTGCCACTCATGCCAAAAGAACTAACCCCAGCCAAGCGTTTCCCGTTGACTGCTGGCCATGGAGTTGGCTTAGTTGGCACAGCCACCGCAAGTTTGTCCCAAGGAATATGAGGGCTGGGCTGTTGTAAATGCAGATGTGGCGGTATCTCTGCGTTTTGTAAAGCCAGCACCACTTTCATTAAACTGGCAACTCCCGCAGCTGATTCTAAATGACCCAACTGAGTTTTCACGGAACCAATCAGCAATGGTTGCTCTGGAGAACGTCCTTGACACAACACTGAGCCTAAAGCTCTCACTTCAATGGGATCTCCCAAAGATGTGCCTGTACCGTGGGTTTCTACATAACTAATTTGTTCTGGTGCTACCTTAGCGTTGGTGAGTGCCTGATTAATCAATTTCTCCTGAGCTAGCCCATTGGGTACTGTCAGACCACTGCTAGCACCATCGTGATTAACTGCCGAGCCTCGTACCACAGCCAAGATATTATCATTGTTAGCGATCGCATCTGATAAACGCTTGAGTACAACTATGCCGCAGCCTTCTCCACGTACATAACCATCGGCTTTGGCATCAAAGGTCTTACAACGACCATCTGGAGCCAGCGCCCTCATTCTACTCAGACCAATAGAGGCTTCCGGTGCTAATATCAAATTGACTCCACCAGCTAAAGCCATATTGCACTCACCTGAACGCAAGCTCTGACACGCCAGGTGAACCGCTAGCAATGAAGAAGAACAAGCCGTGTCTAATTGCATCACAGGCCCTTGCAAGCCCAGGACATAAGCTAGGCGACCGATGGCAATACTCCGAGCATTTCCTAAACTGCTGTAAGCATCAATGCGGTTATGATCGCCAGAATATAGGTTAAATCGGGAATAATCTTCCATAAAGAGTCCCATAAAGACTCCCGTCTGGCTGCCGTTTAATTCCTCTGGGGATTGTCCGGCGTTTTCGACGGCTTCCCAGCCTACCTCCAAAAGTAGCCGATGTTGGGGATCCATGCTGGCTGCTTCTAGAGGGGAAAGTCCAAAGAAATGGGGATCAAATTGATCTACCTGTTTAATAAACCCACCATAGCGGGTGTAAATTTTTCCCAGAGTGTTGGGATTTGCATTGTAATACTCATCTACGTCCCATCTGTCAGCCGGAACTTCAGTGATAGTGTCTACCCCATTGTGGAGTAATTCCCAGAATTTCTCAGGGTAGTCGGCTCCCCCAGGAAAGCGACAGTTCATCCCAATAATGGCGATTGGTTCTGTCTTGGCGTTCTCCACTGCGTCCAATTTGGCACGCATTTCTTTTAAGGCTAAAACTGAACGTTGTAATGGAGATAATTGGTTGATGTCTGAAGTGTTACTCATTTTAAGAAATTGCGTAATTAATAGACAAATAAATTGAGTCTGAAGCCAGACTCATTTAGCTGTGTAAAGTAAATAAAAGGGAAAAGGTTAAAGGTTAAAGGGGAAAGGGATGAACAGGTCGCCCACAAGGGGCGAGGTTTTTACCTTCCCCATAAAATTTGGATTATTTCGCGCCACTTGCGGGCGAGGTTTTTACCTTTCCCCCTTCCCCTTTCCCCCTTCCCCTTCTTCATAAATGAATGTCTTTTGTAGACTTATCAGAGTTAAGCAGGTGATTTACGCAAGTTCACAAGTAATTACTTCAGACACCAAGTAAAGCCTCTAATTCTTGGTCAACTAATGCTGCTAATTCGTCTTCAGAATATTGCTGAATATCTATTAACAAATCATTTTGCACTTCAGTCTCTATTTGCGGCTCCACCACAACTGGCTCTGCTACATTCAAGGAAATTACATTGTTGAGCAGATATTCAGCCAAGGATTCAATTGTGGGATATTCAAAGGTCAAAGTCGAAGGTAGAGAATTTCCGACACTGGTTTCTAGTCGGTTCTTCAACTCGATGGACATGAGAGAGTCCATCCCCATATCGAAAAAGCCCTGTTGAGGATTTGGTTGATAAGCTGCTTCAAACCTGAGAACTTGGGCAACCTCAGTTTGAATATAAGCAATCAAAACATTCTGGCGATCGCCTACGGCGGGACGCAGCCCATCGCTAGCAATAGTTTCCTCTAATTGACGCAGAAGTTCAAGTTGTTTGGCTGATTGTGCAGAATTTGTTTGTGGCTGAGTTTGGGGAGCTAAATCGGAAATTAAAGGTGCTGCACCTCCTGGTGGAAATTGCTGGAGGAATTTCGCCCAATTGACTGACATCACACCAACTTGAGTGGCATCTTGTCTCAATAAATCTCCCAGTAGTTGCAATCCCAATTCTGAGGACATGGTAGCAAAACCACTCTCAGCTATTCGCTGTTGGCTACGACTATCTAAATCTGCTGCCATCCCAACTTCTGCCCAAGGCCCCCAGTTAATGCTCAAACCTGGCAAACCCAAACCTCGACGATAATGAACTAAGGCATCCATGAAGGCGTTAGCGGCTGCATAGTTTCCTTGGCTGGGTGAACCAAGTAATGAGGCGACCGAGGAGAAGCAGACAAAGAAATCTAAAGGTAGGTCTTTGCTCAATGTGTGCAGATTCCATGCCCCTTGCACCTTGGGAGCAAGCACTTTCGCAAAGCGGCTCCAATTTTGTTGCAGTAATACCCCGTCATCTAAAACACCAGCCGCGTGAAAAATACCTCTAAGAGGTGGATAGTTAGCTTTGATTGCCTCTAACATCTGAGCCACATCTTCCGTGTTGGACACATCTGCTGTGACAACTAGAACTTTTGCCCCTGCTTGCTGTAGTTGATTGATAGCTACTTGAGTATCACCAACAACTCCACGCCTGCCAGTTAAAATTAAGTTTTTCGCTCCTTGTGCTACCATCCACTGGGCAACTTGCAGCCCTAGCGCCCCTAGACCACCTGTAATCAAATAAGTCCCATCTTCACCAATTGCCAGTTGATTCGCCGGGGTTTGAGCTTGGCGACGCACCAACCGGGAGACTTTCCGCACACCTTGACGAAATGCCACTTCGTCTTCTTGGTCTGGGAACAACAACTCTGCTAATAATTCTTCAATTTCGTTCCCATTACCATTTGGGTCTAAATCCAACCGCACACATGATAATTCTGGATGTTCCAAGGCAATGACGCGTCCCAAGCCCCACAAAGCAGCTTGATTTATGGCTAAGGAATCGGACATTGGCTCTACTGGCTGGGTTCCTCTGGTAACTAACCACAAACGGGGAGACTTAGACCAAGTTGATTTTGCCAAGGCTTGAACCAAATGCAGCACATTACCACAGCCAGTATTTAAAGTCTCCAGCGTCTCCTCCAGCCCCCACAGGTATACTACCCCACGGCAGGGAGGTTGGTTATTACCTAAGCTTGCTTGAATTAATCTCTGAAAATCTTGTGGTTCTGAGGGATTGATGTAGTAATGTTCTGCATCGGCTTGATATTCTGCACCAGGAGAAACTAAGATAGTGCGATCGCCACGTTCTTTGAGTAGTTTTGCTAACTTAACCGCCGTTCCTTGTTGGTCAGCAAATATCAGCCAACTTCCTTCTTGTGCCTGTGCCAATTGATGATTTTGCTCACGAGGTTTTGATTGCCAAGCTACTTCATACAGCCAATCACCTAAATCTTTTTGCAGACTTTGCAGCAGAGTTGCCCGACGAACTTTCCTCACTTCAAAACCGATGATTTCGGCGATTAACTGCCCATTTTGGTCGAACAGATGTACGTCACCAATTAAGCTTTGCTGATTAGATGTTGGTGTTTTCTGACCATGACACCATAGTTGATGACCAGGATGGGAACGACCATAGAATCTAAAGCTACCGATGCTAAAAGGAATGTACATATAGTCATTCTGGACTTGCTCGGCAGGATTAACATCCCAGCAAACGTTGAGTAGTTGCAAGCATGAATCAATTAATCCCGGATAAAGTTGATAGTTATCGAGTTCATCTTGTAATTGGGGCAGTTTCATTTGACATACAGCTTCTCCATCCTGATGCCAAATATTTTCTAGCCATTGAAATGAAGTTCCCCAACTGTAGCCAACTGCTTGAAAACTAGAGTAAAATTGCGTTCCCGATAAAACTTGAGAACATCTAGCCTTGACTTCTGCCACATCTACAAAATTGGGTACTGGCGAGAACAGCCGGACTTTTCCTGTGCCGTGTGTTTTCCAATTAACTTCGTTTTCTGCTTCTCCACCTAAAAAACTAATGAGTTGAAAGGAAGTCTCTTCTGTTGTTTGGGGTGTCAAAACTAACTGAACTGTTGTACTGCCGTCATCTGGGCAAACCAGCGTATTT contains:
- a CDS encoding type I polyketide synthase, translating into MSNTSDINQLSPLQRSVLALKEMRAKLDAVENAKTEPIAIIGMNCRFPGGADYPEKFWELLHNGVDTITEVPADRWDVDEYYNANPNTLGKIYTRYGGFIKQVDQFDPHFFGLSPLEAASMDPQHRLLLEVGWEAVENAGQSPEELNGSQTGVFMGLFMEDYSRFNLYSGDHNRIDAYSSLGNARSIAIGRLAYVLGLQGPVMQLDTACSSSLLAVHLACQSLRSGECNMALAGGVNLILAPEASIGLSRMRALAPDGRCKTFDAKADGYVRGEGCGIVVLKRLSDAIANNDNILAVVRGSAVNHDGASSGLTVPNGLAQEKLINQALTNAKVAPEQISYVETHGTGTSLGDPIEVRALGSVLCQGRSPEQPLLIGSVKTQLGHLESAAGVASLMKVVLALQNAEIPPHLHLQQPSPHIPWDKLAVAVPTKPTPWPAVNGKRLAGVSSFGMSGTNAHLIIEEAPKLKLEPPKTERPLHLLSLSAKTEAALLAMASRYESFLTSHPETSLADICFTANTGRSHFEHRLAVVAASNTDLREQLTAFASQKQTSTLVSGQAQKKRSKVVFMFTGQGSQYVEMGRQLYETQPTFRKTLDRCDEILRPYLQQPLLSVLYPTSDVASPLNETAYTQPALFALEYSLAEMWKSWGIVPDAVMGHSVGEYVAACVAGVFSLEDGLKLIAERGRLIQSLPQNGMMAAVFTNEARMNGILATYTGQVAIAGINGPENIVISGAREAVQAVLKELATQGINAQPLQVSHAFHSPLMASILDPFEQIASSVQFQAPRIPLISNLTGQILKYQEIPNATYWRQHLREGVRFYAGIKTLHEQGYEIFLEMGPSTTLVGMGKRCLPEGTGTWLTSLKKGQPDWSQLLASLSELYIRGIKINWTAFDQGYQRRRLALPTYPFQRQRYWVENPPSLPGENSKPLSLQEKSLPAIPQVKALPRIPLAVPSNWFHSWQWTPEVSSQSQDIPSGAILIFSDRHQVGENLEKLFDSKKYTTYIVTPGESFTQTAQHFTINPASVADYEQLIKNIKADGVTVTAAVHLWNYSLWATSPGQLLENDRLLNERVYSLLFLTQALVKHYPASPLNFLVVTQGAYPISPNDSLHAVHQSMAGVLAQVVAQENPQIQAKVVDFNQDVYLPEKLADILFQEMKAAPTGEGIVAIRNGQRLSRTLEKINVSTDNNSLPLSPGETWLITGGTSAVGTEIALALVRQVPINLVLTGRHPLPPKQEWQSASHDSSTQQRIQAIEQLEQLGATVMYQAVDVTDALGMKQLIENIKSRFGNLDGVIHAAGAVDHSTFKLLQKQPASITKVLAPKVQGTIILDAVTRNEPLKYFVLLSSVSASKAEWGTGMGDYAAANTFLDSYAVYRTQHGGQGRSLALNYSLWSDRGMGALLGASTLLMVKSKGLNPLEPEPAANAFIKALSLDASGVIHIIDLIAQATPEIAPKSSASQPQTKSRNLRQLVREVLLQHLRIPEAQVEGHKTFQEMGLDSVGTVEVVQHLGTTLGEELFPTLLFEYQTPDDLVDYLQSKYGYSVKTSTSAIAPEETSSPEAEKSAPPNVATQEKYQDVPEQDIAIIGMACKIPGADNLEQYWDLLNAGRSVIQDVPQDRWFNQHYFEAKGNSPQAKISKRGCFVNSPFDFDPMFFGISPKEATAMDPQQRLFLELSMQALQQAGYGGKYRPDNIGVFVGCGQNTYIEHFTNYQYYEELRQRLQESSWFDHLPAEDRQHLLKTLSQVLQPSEILPESAAGNEVNELAARVSHCLNLKGPSMAVSTACSSSLVALHIACESLRSGQTGMAIVGGVNLNLSPSPFTFLRKAQALSVSGTCYPFDRRANGIVLGEGAGVLIIKPLKQALADGDLIHAVIKGSAVNNDGHSQGITAPNPKGQAEAIRQAYNSCGVDPRTISYIETHGTGTLLGDPVEVEGMTQAFRSFTDEKGFCTIGSVKSSIGHLLSASGIVSLIKVVLAMQHGKIPQTVGFEEPNPHINFADTPFAVAGKSIPWSPNGNPLRAGVNGFGFGGTNCHVILEESPLAANLQSQVTSSAPDLLCLTARNQQALQEVARQLREHIIHHPEQESSQICFTQNNAQKELPYKAALVVNDRQHLLNYLEAICSAQTPAGIYTGRANPQRTTPFHLVLDGTSAIAPAEVETLGKRFPQFQVAYNSVRAGLNEMSEQAHIFAVQYAWGRLLMSLELQPTSLLVEKTGILVGATLRGMLTLEQAITLLLQIEGQKGLIAHNVSAKERLASTWTCPLVTSQGIFSHSDTISTAQLVAPVQVSEQLNVDVCQDVISKESVYLHLGDSLALKEKLASLDELGVWIYLDKGQPVVGRVLTSLARSYVAGVRFNSIPLFPQGLRRVLLPTYPFERKTYRVSLVDSTQENQATSIPAAELLPPRLDNQHQSNAKVLETHPVTVAQTRLLPIEQLSPLTDSQRQSSYAKLAEDLKIVDNSQQPRLLPIEKPSPLTDSQRHSSYTKLAEDLKIVDNSQQPRHPIAVAQTRLLPMEQLSPLTDSQRQSSYIKLAQDLQRFGK